A region from the Lolium perenne isolate Kyuss_39 chromosome 4, Kyuss_2.0, whole genome shotgun sequence genome encodes:
- the LOC127295317 gene encoding DNA-directed RNA polymerase I subunit rpa49, translating to MASHQTLGASPAPSSSSKKKKKHSKKRRAIEEAVGASSDPVDVTVDASFAGAAAPAPVVGYFPTGYDPLAAQEPPSARLFRHEKHHNRVELVVSAPGKGPDFVGRSYAGEAAAPQLCGYALGVLDKASGTLRIVPIASNKILRLEPHFEVQQPAHSQQSALEAGSSKADTEFDRRELTLAFGTKNDRAKDERWRSLKEQREDPSAYQDLDLGESRITSDATDSQASMDVRNIPPYNPAADTSEKAYLFDEIIPKNIRMHLLDIVGHFKSGEFASKGYGSFVSNRVNRLNELQGEDQQRLAWILSYITHLLTLLARNNSSKHKRKENEQATHGPMIPEAVHRMLLLMFIEPGSSALSSEKQELLINYILVLTLFADDFRSETKDICADLKMTHGMLKPYYDQLGCKSVAVSFKPSVMTLPAPIKFPSEVTKRRRQQR from the exons ATGGcgagccaccaaaccctaggcgcgTCCCctgccccctcctcctcctccaagaagaagaagaagcactccaAGAAGCGCAGGGCAATCGAAGAAGCTGTAGGCGCCTCTTCCGACCCCGTCGACGTCACTGTAGACGCCTCcttcgccggcgccgccgcccccgcccccgTCGTTGGCTACTTCCCCACGGGCTACGACCCCCTAGCAGCCCAAGAGCCCCCAAGCGCGCGGCTCTTCCGCCACGAGAAGCACCATAACCGCGTCGAGCTCGTCGTCAGCGCCCCTGGTAAAGGCCCCGATTTCGTCGGCCGGAGCTACGCCGGCGAGGCAGCGGCGCCGCAGCTCTGCGGCTACGCCCTCGGCGTCCTCGACAAGGCCTCCGGCACTCTCAGGATCGTCCCCATAGCCTCCAACAAG ATTCTGAGGCTAGAGCCACACTTCGAAGTGCAGCAACCGGCCCATTCGCAGCAGTCAGCTCTAGAAGCAGGTTCATCCAAAGCAGATACTGAATTTGACAGAAGAGAACTTACCCTTGCTTTTGGGACCAAGAATGATAGGGCTAAG GATGAAAGGTGGAGGTCATTGAAAGAACAAAGGGAAGATCCTTCTGCTTATCAAGACCTTGACCTTGGAGAGTCCAGGATCACCTCAGATGCCACTGACAGTCAGGCATCAATGGATGTTCGGAACATTCCACCTTACAATCCTGCTGCAGATACATCTGAAAAGGCATACCTTTTTGATGAGATCATTCCTAAGAATATACGAATGCACCTTTTGGATATTGTGGGACACTTTAAATCCGGAGAATTTGCTTCAAAAGGCTATGGGAGTTTTGTCTCAAATCGTGTGAATAGGTTAAATGAGCTTCAG GGTGAAGATCAGCAGAGGCTTGCATGGATATTGTCCTACATCACGCATCTACTGACTTTGTTGGCGCGGAACAACTCGTCCAAGCACAAGAGAAAGGAAAATGAGCAGGCTACCCATGGACCAATGATCCCAGAGGCTGTGCACCGTATGCTGTTGCTGATGTTCATTGAGCCGGGGTCTTCTGCCTTGTCATCAGAGAAGCAGGAGCTTCTGATCAATTACATTTTAGTGCTCACACTTTTTGCGGATGACTTCAGATCTGAGACGAAGGATATATGTGCGGACTTGAAAATGACCCACGGGATGCTTAAACCATACTATGACCAGCTGGGATGCAAGTCTGTGGCAGTTTCTTTTAAACCATCTGTAATGACTCTTCCAGCCCCCATCAAGTTCCCATCAGAAGTCACAAAGAGAAGACGGCAACAACGTTAA
- the LOC127295315 gene encoding uncharacterized protein, with product MQQAMSMPPGPAGAVPPPASITTEQIQKYLDENKQLILAILENQNLGKLAECAQYQAQLQKNLLYLAAIADAQPPQNPASRPQMGQQPGAMPGTGHYMSQVPMFPPRTPLTPQQMQEQQHQQLQQQQAQALAFPGQMVMRPGIVNGMQPMQGNPARAGDLQPAAPGPADGRGSKQDTAAAEASSEPSGTESHKSGGADNEVGGDVAEQS from the exons ATGCAGCAGGCCATGTCCATGCCCCCGGGGCCGGCCGGCGCCGTGCCCCCGCCGGCCAGCATCACCACCGAGCAGATCCAAAAG TATTTGGATGAAAACAAGCAACTTATTTTGGCCATCCTGGAGAATCAGAACCTAGGAAAGTTGGCTGAATGTGCTCA GTatcaagctcaacttcaaaagaATCTCTTGTATCTTGCTGCCATCGCTGATGCCCAGCCACCACAGAACCCTGCAAGTCGCCCCCAG ATGGGGCAGCAGCCTGGTGCTATGCCAGGTACTGGGCATTACATGTCGCAAGTACCAATGTTCCCTCCAAGAACCCCTTTAACCCCACAGCAGATGCAAGAGCAGCAGCACCAGCagcttcagcagcagcaggcACAAGCTCTTGCTTTCCCGGGCCAGATGGTCATGAGACCAGGCATTGTCAATGGCATGCAGCCTATGCAAGGTAACCCAGCCCGCGCCGGTGACCTCCAGCCAGCAGCACCTGGCCCAGCAGATGGCCGAGGAAGCAAGCAGGACACAGCAGCGGCTGAGGCCAGCTCGGAACCTTCTGGCACCGAGAGCCACAAGAGCGGAGGAGCAGATAATGAGGTTGGCGGTGATGTAGCAGAACAATCCTAA